A stretch of DNA from Vibrio sp. ED004:
AACCACATATCCTGGTAAGGCATAACCGACAAAAATCATGATTGATGAGGCAGAATCAAAAACGCTGCCATGCTTCATGGCCTTAAGGTAGCCAAGCGGGATTGAGATGAAATAGCTAATGAAAAAGGTCACACCGCCGTACATAACGGAGACAGGTAGGCGCTCAAAAATCATGTCACTGACCGGTTCGTAATAGCGTGTCGATTCGCCTAGATCAAAATGAACAAGTCGAACTAGCCATTCGAGATACGCTTCCGTTACCGGCTTATCCAATCCATAAAATTTATTAAGATCGGCGAGTTGGTCTTCAGACAAAGCTGAGTTTTGGCCAACGAGACTAGACGCGCCACCACCATCCCCTTGAGGCTGCATGTTAGCGAGCATCCTCTCGACAGGGTCACCTGGGACAAAACGCGTAATCGCGAATATCAAAATCGTAATACCAAGAAACGTAGGTACAACTAAAGCAAAACGTTTCAGTAAATATGCAATCATCCTAACTAGCCAAATCCCATTTAAAGCAATATTTCATCAATTTAATCAATAAAACAAAGTAGTCAAATGGTTACATTTACCTACATTAACTTACAATTGCATTTAGTTTGGATTAATTTACTTAATAAATTTTAATCTTAATAATCAGAAGCTTAAATTGAACACCAGAAAGGAATTTTGAATTAGAAGGTGTAGGTAATCTTTGTTTGTAACTTAGAAAGTGAACTGCTTAGACAATTCAAACATGTTTGTAAGCTGCATTGATATGGTGACAAATCGAAATCAAATACAAAAATCGCCACTGTTAAACAGAAGCGATTTATTGGTCTAATGAAAGAGGAGTTAATCTATGAATAATGTATTTGGCTACACACCACCAACGTTCGAGAGATTCACCAACTGCTTGGTATATTCATGCTGCGGATTACCAAACAAAGTCTCAGTATCGCCCTTCTCTATTACCTCGCCAGCTTTCATGACGATGGTGTAATGACACAAGGATTTCACGACATTCAAATCATGACTGATAAAGAGATAAGTCAGACCATACTTTTCTTGAAGTGACTTCAGCAAATCCAGCACCTGCGCTTGAACGGTTCTGTCTAATGACGATGTAGGTTCATCGAGCAAGATAAACTCTGGCTTTAAAATCAAAGCACGAGCAATCGCAATACGTTGCCTTTGTCCGCCAGAAAACTCATTCGGATAGCGGTGGCGAGTTTCAGGATCGAGGTCTACCTCTTTCATTACGTCACAGATGCGTTGGTCGAGTTCGCTCTCATCCAATTGTTGATGAACTAATAAACCTTCGCCAATCACTTGCGCGACCGACATTCGTGGGTTTAACGCAGAGAATGGGTCTTGAAAGACAACTTGCATACGGCTTCGAAATGGCAGCATCTGTTGGCGATTTAAGCCTTGAAGCTGTTCGCTCGAATAAGTAATCGAACCTTCACTCTCCACCAGCTTCAAAATAGCCATGCCAGTGGTTGATTTACCAGAACCGCTCTCGCCCACTAAACCGATTGAGTGCCCTTTTTTCAAGGTGAACTCCATGTCAGTGACAGCTTTAACATGCGAAATGGTTCGCTTGAATAAACCGCCAGTAATCGGGAACCAAACACGCAGTTGGTCAACATTGAGCAAAGGTTTACTTTCCGGAGATACAGGAACAGGCAAACCTTTTGGATCGGAATTAATAAGTTTTTGAGTATAAGGGTGAGATGGTGCATTAAAGAGTGTTTTACAGTCATTGCTTTCAACTAAGCGACCATCTTTCATTACCGCCACTCTGTCGGCAATCTTACGAACGATACTCAAATCATGGGTGATAAAAAGCATCGCCATACCGAGCTCTTGTTGTAGGTCTTTCAACAAATCCAAAATCTGCGCTTGTACCGATACATCCAATGCTGTCGTGGGTTCATCAGCAATAAGCAGCTCTGGCTCGTTAATTAGAGCCATTGCAATCATTACACGCTGACGTTCGCCACCAGACAACTCATGCGGATAAGCTGAAATCTTTTGCTCTGGGTAGCGAATGCCAACCTTTGAAAGCCACTCTATCGCCAAGGCTTGCGCTTTGTTGGTTCGCATACCTCGGTGAATCGCGAGGGTTTCAACAAGCTGTTTGCCAATTCGATGAAGCGGATTTAGCGAAACCATAGGCTCTTGGAAGATCATGCCGATACGGCCACCACGAATCCCACGCAGTTGCCTTTCAGAACAACTCAGAATCTCGGTGCCAGAGAAATTGATCTTACCATTTAAGTAATGAGACGAGCCTTTCGGTAACAGTTTTAAAATAGAGTTAGCCGTGACCGATTTACCGGAACCACTCTCGCCTACCAGCGCGAGCGTTTCACCTTTGTATATTTCTAAAGAGACATCTTGTGTCACTTGTTCTATCGAGTTTT
This window harbors:
- the yejF gene encoding microcin C ABC transporter ATP-binding protein YejF, which encodes MTLNTTPASPVLTIDKLSVGFGRKNSIEQVTQDVSLEIYKGETLALVGESGSGKSVTANSILKLLPKGSSHYLNGKINFSGTEILSCSERQLRGIRGGRIGMIFQEPMVSLNPLHRIGKQLVETLAIHRGMRTNKAQALAIEWLSKVGIRYPEQKISAYPHELSGGERQRVMIAMALINEPELLIADEPTTALDVSVQAQILDLLKDLQQELGMAMLFITHDLSIVRKIADRVAVMKDGRLVESNDCKTLFNAPSHPYTQKLINSDPKGLPVPVSPESKPLLNVDQLRVWFPITGGLFKRTISHVKAVTDMEFTLKKGHSIGLVGESGSGKSTTGMAILKLVESEGSITYSSEQLQGLNRQQMLPFRSRMQVVFQDPFSALNPRMSVAQVIGEGLLVHQQLDESELDQRICDVMKEVDLDPETRHRYPNEFSGGQRQRIAIARALILKPEFILLDEPTSSLDRTVQAQVLDLLKSLQEKYGLTYLFISHDLNVVKSLCHYTIVMKAGEVIEKGDTETLFGNPQHEYTKQLVNLSNVGGV